From the Maioricimonas rarisocia genome, one window contains:
- a CDS encoding neutral/alkaline non-lysosomal ceramidase N-terminal domain-containing protein, whose amino-acid sequence MSLRCTVLITALLATFVTSTATVQAGFQAGFARADITPTEPVRLSGYGNRDHGHEGVDHPLYVRATALKADDGPVHILVSVDTIGFPGTLTKEIFETLRQSIDLERRHLVIAYTHSHTAPHIVPGLSNLFAVPLSAEERENGERYTRLVRDTVVETVKQAVANLSPARLFYGVGEATFAQNRRVLKDGTWTGFGINPNGPVDHTLPLLRITDASGENTRGLLFNYACHCTTFGGDYYRVNGDWAGYASQMLEESFPDAVALCTIGCGADANPHRPGGDKALAAAKAQGEEIADEVRELVETDLREITAAPQAAFGFAGLPVDRPSLETLRENLKSPRPQVRQHAENMIATHERMGRLPETYPMPIHVWRFGDEFAMVFLGGEVCVDYALRIKRELKDHPVWVTAYANDVFGYVAPERMQSEGGYEVDYSMIYYNQPGRWSSGTEDVILRRIHELYDNRQLDRPLSVDEAIETFSLPDGYVIEPVATEPLIRDPVNFTIDESGRLWVVEMGDYPRGDPTKKAEGEQGGQPWDGPPGGRVKVLTDRDSDGQYDEATIFLDGLTFPTGVFPWRDGVIVTSSPEILFAKDTDGDDVADETEVLYSGFVESNPQHRVNGFDYGLDNWLYLASGAPSGEILCTKTGDKVNISGRDLRIQPDTGVLETLSGRSQYGRCRDLWNRWFGNTNSRPLFQFVVEDGDLRRNPYVAAPTATVHLTTPAGAPPVYPTSRTIDRFNDLHAANRFTSACAPHAVRDDRFGAVGSVFICEPVHNLVSRVVTHPDGIPLEGARHPDETDSEFLSSSDNWFRPVRMLTAPDGSVWLCDMYRHVIEHPQWIPEAWQAKIDLYAGFNRGRIWRIRRADRTAEAAPDLTSLTSAGLVKELASPNGWRRDTAQRLLIARDAADSDVIAAVEKIITSADDPRVQAQAAWTLAALKPSALDLSLLLESDVPEAVVAGVQIARSQKALQPQLMQTGLAEHDDIRVRFAVALAMGDLPADQRAATLKRLAVADHANSWMRAAILSSSLGVADELLAAVLRQADDSSSRSNLVSGLIATALADNAARGLTEILATISPTGDDVEFWQIQALATCVDTLSRRNVTLSKLAADGEGDLAQALAGATPIFAAARDTAQNEKDDAASRAVAVRLLGQGVSGQKQDRDILEELLSPRTTPPVQTAAIQALARMGAVDVMLEQFGQLTPSSRREVLATLLTRQEWTRLLLAALEAGDLSTGDIDASTREALTNHTEAGIKAAAQALLATSGNSDRADVVAQYLGKVPEAGDAARGRGVFEKRCATCHQHGGVGKDVGAKLSAIKTPSREVLLTAILDPNRAVEAKYSGYVIQTEDGRVHTGMIVEENATSVTLARPDGQRTTILRLDIEEMRGTGRSFMPEGLEKDLSPQDLADVMAFVQEMRE is encoded by the coding sequence GTGAGTTTGCGCTGTACTGTTCTTATCACGGCCCTGCTGGCCACCTTCGTCACATCGACGGCCACTGTTCAGGCCGGTTTCCAGGCCGGGTTCGCCCGTGCCGACATCACCCCCACCGAGCCCGTCCGCCTCTCGGGGTACGGCAACCGTGACCACGGCCACGAGGGGGTCGACCATCCGCTGTACGTGCGGGCAACAGCCCTCAAAGCGGACGACGGGCCGGTACATATCCTGGTCTCGGTCGACACGATCGGGTTCCCCGGAACCCTCACGAAAGAGATCTTCGAGACGCTCCGGCAGTCGATCGATCTGGAACGCCGACATCTCGTGATTGCCTACACCCATTCACACACCGCTCCCCACATCGTGCCGGGACTGAGCAACCTGTTCGCGGTCCCACTGTCGGCCGAAGAACGGGAAAACGGCGAGCGATACACCCGCCTCGTTCGCGATACCGTCGTCGAAACCGTGAAGCAGGCGGTCGCGAATCTGTCGCCCGCCCGGCTGTTCTACGGCGTCGGTGAAGCAACGTTTGCCCAGAATCGCCGCGTGCTGAAAGACGGAACCTGGACCGGCTTCGGCATCAATCCGAACGGCCCGGTCGACCACACGCTGCCGCTGCTTCGCATCACCGATGCGTCCGGCGAGAACACCCGCGGCCTGCTGTTCAACTATGCCTGTCATTGCACGACGTTCGGCGGGGACTACTACCGCGTCAACGGCGACTGGGCCGGCTATGCCTCCCAGATGCTCGAAGAATCCTTTCCGGACGCGGTCGCCCTCTGCACGATCGGCTGCGGAGCCGACGCCAACCCGCACCGTCCGGGAGGAGACAAGGCACTCGCTGCCGCGAAAGCCCAGGGGGAGGAGATAGCTGACGAAGTCCGCGAGCTGGTCGAGACCGACCTGCGGGAGATCACCGCGGCACCGCAGGCAGCATTCGGCTTTGCCGGGCTGCCGGTCGATCGGCCGTCGCTCGAAACACTGCGTGAGAATCTGAAGAGCCCCCGGCCGCAGGTCCGCCAGCATGCCGAGAACATGATCGCGACGCACGAGCGGATGGGCCGCCTGCCCGAAACGTACCCGATGCCGATCCACGTCTGGCGGTTCGGCGACGAGTTCGCGATGGTCTTCCTGGGGGGCGAAGTCTGCGTCGACTACGCCCTGCGAATCAAACGGGAGCTGAAGGATCACCCCGTCTGGGTGACTGCATACGCCAATGACGTGTTCGGCTACGTCGCTCCCGAGCGGATGCAGTCGGAAGGTGGGTACGAAGTCGACTACTCGATGATCTACTACAACCAGCCGGGCCGCTGGTCGAGTGGAACCGAAGATGTCATTCTCCGCCGCATTCACGAGCTGTACGACAACCGCCAGCTCGACCGGCCGCTGTCCGTCGACGAAGCGATCGAGACGTTTTCCCTCCCGGACGGTTACGTCATCGAGCCTGTCGCGACCGAGCCGCTGATCCGCGATCCGGTCAACTTTACGATTGATGAATCAGGCCGGCTGTGGGTCGTCGAAATGGGAGACTATCCCCGAGGCGATCCAACGAAGAAAGCAGAGGGCGAGCAGGGCGGTCAGCCGTGGGACGGACCTCCCGGCGGCCGCGTGAAAGTGCTGACCGATCGGGACAGCGATGGACAATACGACGAGGCGACGATCTTTCTCGATGGTCTGACCTTCCCGACCGGCGTCTTCCCCTGGCGGGACGGCGTCATCGTCACCAGCTCGCCGGAGATCCTCTTCGCGAAGGACACCGACGGCGACGACGTAGCCGACGAGACGGAGGTTCTGTACAGCGGCTTTGTCGAGTCGAACCCGCAGCATCGCGTTAACGGCTTCGATTACGGGCTCGACAACTGGCTCTACCTGGCCAGCGGTGCTCCGAGCGGTGAGATTCTCTGCACGAAGACCGGCGACAAGGTGAATATCTCCGGCCGCGATCTCCGTATCCAGCCCGATACCGGAGTGCTCGAAACGCTCAGCGGCCGCAGTCAGTACGGTCGCTGCCGGGATCTGTGGAACCGCTGGTTCGGCAACACGAACAGCCGGCCGCTGTTTCAGTTTGTCGTCGAAGATGGCGACCTGCGCCGCAATCCCTACGTCGCCGCCCCGACGGCGACGGTGCACCTCACCACCCCGGCTGGCGCTCCTCCGGTCTATCCCACCAGCCGGACCATCGACCGGTTCAACGATCTGCACGCGGCCAACCGATTCACCTCGGCTTGTGCTCCCCACGCGGTGCGGGACGACCGGTTCGGTGCGGTCGGATCCGTCTTCATCTGCGAGCCGGTCCACAACCTGGTCAGCCGCGTCGTCACCCATCCCGACGGCATCCCCCTGGAGGGAGCCCGGCATCCGGACGAAACAGACTCCGAGTTCCTCAGTTCGTCGGACAACTGGTTTCGCCCGGTCCGCATGTTGACCGCTCCCGACGGCTCGGTCTGGCTGTGCGACATGTACCGTCATGTCATCGAGCACCCGCAGTGGATTCCGGAAGCGTGGCAGGCGAAGATCGACCTCTATGCCGGCTTTAACCGGGGACGCATCTGGCGAATCCGCCGTGCCGATCGCACCGCAGAGGCCGCGCCCGATCTGACATCGCTCACTTCGGCCGGGCTGGTGAAGGAACTCGCCTCCCCCAACGGATGGCGGCGTGACACGGCCCAGCGCCTGCTGATCGCACGCGACGCTGCGGATTCAGACGTCATCGCGGCCGTTGAGAAGATCATCACCTCTGCAGACGATCCACGCGTGCAGGCGCAGGCGGCGTGGACGCTGGCGGCACTCAAGCCGTCGGCCCTCGACCTGTCGCTTCTGCTCGAGTCGGATGTGCCGGAGGCGGTCGTCGCCGGCGTGCAGATTGCCCGCTCACAGAAAGCGTTGCAGCCACAGCTGATGCAGACGGGACTGGCCGAGCACGACGATATTCGCGTCCGGTTTGCCGTCGCACTGGCGATGGGAGATCTGCCGGCCGATCAGCGTGCCGCGACACTGAAGCGGCTGGCGGTCGCCGATCATGCCAATTCGTGGATGCGGGCCGCGATTCTCAGTTCTTCGCTGGGCGTGGCGGACGAACTGCTGGCGGCTGTTCTCAGGCAGGCAGACGACAGTTCCTCCCGGTCAAATCTTGTCAGCGGCCTGATCGCCACGGCCCTGGCCGACAACGCCGCCCGGGGACTGACGGAGATCCTGGCGACGATCTCACCCACGGGTGACGACGTTGAATTCTGGCAGATCCAGGCCCTGGCGACCTGCGTGGACACACTCAGCCGCCGCAACGTGACGCTTTCGAAGCTGGCTGCCGACGGAGAAGGAGACCTCGCTCAGGCGCTCGCCGGCGCGACACCGATCTTCGCTGCCGCACGGGACACCGCGCAGAACGAGAAGGACGATGCGGCCTCCCGCGCGGTGGCCGTCCGACTGCTGGGGCAGGGGGTGAGCGGACAGAAGCAGGATCGGGACATTCTCGAAGAACTGCTCTCTCCCCGGACCACGCCGCCGGTGCAAACCGCGGCGATTCAGGCGCTGGCCCGCATGGGAGCCGTCGACGTGATGCTCGAACAGTTCGGTCAGCTCACGCCCTCCTCGCGCAGGGAAGTTCTCGCCACGCTGCTGACCCGGCAGGAGTGGACCCGGCTGCTTCTGGCGGCCCTCGAAGCGGGTGACCTGTCCACCGGCGACATCGACGCTTCCACTCGCGAAGCCCTGACGAACCATACTGAGGCGGGTATCAAGGCGGCTGCGCAGGCTCTGCTGGCGACGTCCGGCAACTCCGACCGGGCGGACGTCGTCGCGCAGTATCTCGGTAAGGTTCCCGAAGCCGGCGATGCCGCGCGGGGCAGGGGAGTCTTCGAGAAGCGGTGTGCGACCTGTCATCAGCACGGCGGTGTCGGGAAAGACGTTGGAGCGAAGCTGTCGGCCATCAAAACGCCGAGTCGCGAAGTGCTGCTGACGGCGATTCTCGATCCGAACCGGGCCGTGGAAGCGAAGTATTCCGGCTATGTGATCCAGACCGAAGACGGCCGCGTGCACACCGGCATGATCGTCGAGGAGAACGCCACGAGCGTGACGCTCGCCCGGCCGGACGGTCAGCGGACGACGATTCTGCGTCTGGATATCGAAGAGATGCGGGGAACGGGGCGTTCGTTCATGCCGGAGGGTCTGGAAAAGGACCTCTCGCCGCAGGACCTGGCGGACGTGATGGCGTTCGTCCAGGAGATGCGGGAGTAG
- the mqnC gene encoding cyclic dehypoxanthinyl futalosine synthase — MIAPIDRTIAPILEKATAGERISADEAVTLLQSHDLTAIGQAADAVTRRLHPEPYRTYNIDRNINYSNVCAAICDFCAFYRPVGHSEAYVLSEEVLHQKIQETVDLGGDQILLQGGLHPQLPLEWYEDLLRGMKEKFPQVNVHGFSPPELWHFHKISKLPLEEVLQRLRDAGLGSLPGGGGEILVDRVRKAITRGKVLTDGWLEVNRVWHRIGGKSTCTMMFGHVETLEERVEHLDRLRQVQDETGGFTAFICWTHQPPDHAPWFGGDRKGGTDMSQLPPAGAFEYLKTQAVSRLYLDNIPNVQSSWVTQGEKIGQIALRFGANDMGSLMIEENVVSQAGTVFHLTVESIRRCITEAGYIPRQRNVYYEYIDEWPPAEGTSPQTPSGPSLPVIS, encoded by the coding sequence ATGATTGCCCCGATTGACCGGACCATCGCCCCCATCCTGGAGAAGGCGACCGCAGGCGAGCGGATTTCCGCTGACGAAGCGGTCACGCTGCTGCAGTCGCACGATCTGACGGCGATCGGTCAGGCAGCTGATGCCGTGACCCGCCGGCTGCATCCGGAGCCATACCGCACGTACAACATCGATCGGAACATCAACTACTCCAACGTCTGTGCGGCGATCTGTGACTTCTGTGCCTTCTATCGCCCGGTCGGTCACAGCGAAGCGTACGTTCTCTCCGAAGAAGTGCTGCACCAGAAGATTCAGGAGACTGTGGATCTTGGCGGGGATCAGATTCTCCTGCAGGGAGGCCTGCATCCGCAGTTGCCGCTCGAGTGGTACGAAGACCTCCTGCGTGGCATGAAGGAGAAGTTCCCGCAGGTCAACGTGCACGGCTTCAGCCCGCCCGAACTGTGGCACTTCCACAAGATCAGCAAGCTGCCGCTCGAAGAGGTCCTGCAGCGTCTGCGCGACGCCGGGCTGGGAAGTTTGCCCGGTGGCGGCGGCGAGATTCTGGTGGACCGCGTCCGCAAGGCGATCACGCGCGGAAAGGTTCTGACCGACGGCTGGCTGGAAGTGAACCGGGTCTGGCACCGCATCGGCGGGAAGAGCACCTGCACGATGATGTTCGGTCACGTCGAGACGCTGGAGGAACGGGTCGAACACCTCGACCGCCTGCGGCAGGTGCAGGACGAGACCGGCGGCTTCACCGCCTTCATCTGCTGGACGCATCAGCCACCCGATCACGCACCCTGGTTCGGCGGCGATCGAAAAGGGGGGACCGACATGTCGCAGCTCCCCCCCGCCGGTGCCTTCGAGTATCTCAAGACGCAGGCGGTTTCGCGGCTGTATCTGGACAACATTCCGAACGTGCAGTCGTCGTGGGTGACGCAGGGGGAGAAGATTGGCCAGATTGCCCTGCGGTTCGGCGCCAACGACATGGGGAGTCTGATGATCGAGGAGAACGTCGTCTCGCAGGCCGGGACGGTGTTCCATCTGACGGTCGAGTCGATCCGCCGATGCATCACCGAGGCGGGATACATTCCGCGCCAGCGGAACGTCTACTACGAGTACATCGACGAGTGGCCCCCGGCTGAGGGAACCTCACCACAGACGCCGTCGGGGCCGTCGTTGCCGGTGATCTCGTAA